In Triticum urartu cultivar G1812 chromosome 6, Tu2.1, whole genome shotgun sequence, the following proteins share a genomic window:
- the LOC125513712 gene encoding cyclin-dependent kinase G-1-like, protein MAAGRHGGYSGYEVSKEREFDLEASRRGKDYHHRNPSRHRDSDRRRDGGRSRDREPSNGHTRHRSLHLPLKSRPSGRREEREPGEVSSGSGSEESRGWPLKAREPGVNGVAGVSREGGVPSPTKKRKYSPIILDRNGSKPRVQDFASSMKDVGTVVANLPDVGNPSSIDLDASVDVQNVERLQEHCNDRVIMEEDEEEDAYPTMINIRTSRWADADDEEEIVSKKKKSVSPEQGSVKKLTSPELGKLMMDKDSNSSVSSDSGVVQFSANRDLEVDKGDYMDIEKDAGDDSSALCGMHTDSESHRCSSRTPEPAGSPHRCINMLQGCRGVDEFERLNTINEGTYGIVSRAKDKKTGEIVALKKVKMENEREGFPLTSLREINILLSFHHPSIVDVKEIVVGSGDSTYMVMEYMEHDLKAVMETMKQPYSQSEVKCLMLQLLEGVKYLHDNWVIHRDLKTSNILLNNRGELKICDFGLSRQYGSPLKPYTQLVVTLWYRAPELLLGAKEYSTAIDMWSLGCIMAELLSKKPLFDGKRDIDQLSKIFRMLGTPNEDLWPGYSKLPGARAKFAKQPYNRLREKFPAVSFTGGLTLSEAGFDLLNRMLTYDPETRISAEDALNHEWFCEVPLPQSRDSMPTFHSLNEQDRRMMKRMKSPDPLEEQRMKELGSIHDRGIFG, encoded by the exons ATGGCCGCGGGGCGCCACGGAGGGTACAGTGGCTACGAGGTGTCGAAGGAGCGGGAGTTCGATCTGGAGGCTTCTAGAAGGGGCAAGGATTACCATCACCGCAACCCTAGCCGACACCGCGACTCAGATCGTCGTCGTGATGGCGGCCGGAGCAGGGACCGGGAGCCGTCAAATGGGCACACCCGCCACCGGTCGCTACATCTGCCACTGAAGAGCCGGCCGTcagggaggagggaggagagggaaCCCGGCGAGGTTTCAAGCGGAAGTGGCTCGGAAGAGTCTCGTGGGTGGCCGCTGAAGGCAAGGGAACCTGGTGTGAATGGTGTTGCTGGGGTCAGCAGGGAGGGCGGGGTGCCATCCCCAACTAAGAAGCGAAAATACTCGCCTATTATTTTGGACAGGAATGGTTCAAAGCCTCGTGTCCAAGATTTTGCGAGTAGCATGAAAGATGTAGGCACTGTGGTTGCCAACCTCCCAGATGTTGGCAACCCGAGCAGCATTGATTTGGATGCATCGGTTGATGTACAAAATGTTGAAAGATTACAGGAGCACTGCAATGATAGGGTTATTAtggaggaggatgaggaggaggatgcTTATCCAACAATGATAAACATTAGGACTTCACGATGGGCAGATGCTGATGACGAGGAAGAAATTGTGTCGAAGAAGAAGAAAAGCGTGTCACCAGAACAAGGGTCCGTGAAAAAGCTTACAAGCCCAGAGCTTGGAAAGTTGATGATGGATAAAGACTCAAACTCCTCAGTGTCGTCTGACTCTGGCGTAGTACAGTTtagtgcaaacagggatcttgaAGTAGATAAGGGTGACTACATGGATATCGAGAAGGATGCTGGGGATGATTCTTCTGCTCTTTGTGGGATGCACACTGATTCTGAGAGTCATCGGTGTAGCTCTAGAACCCCAGAGCCCGCAGGGTCACCGCATAGGTGCATTAACATGCTTCAGGGTTGTAGGGGTGTTGACGAgtttgagaggctcaacacaatTAATGAGGGTACATACGGTATTGTATCTAGGGCAAAGGATAAGAAAACTGGTGAGATTGTTGCATTGAAGAAGGTAAAGATGGAGAATGAACGGGAAGGTTTCCCACTGACTTCTCTCAGGGAAATAAATATCCTGCTATCGTTCCATCACCCTTCGATTGTGGATGTCAAGGAAATAGTCGTTGGGAGTGGTGACAGCACCTATATGGTGATGGAGTACATGGAGCACGATCTCAAGGCTGTCATGGAGACTATGAAACAACCATATAGTCAAAGCGAGGTCAAATGTTTGATGCTTCAGCTGCTAGAAGGTGTGAAGTATCTTCATGACAATTGGGTGATTCACAG GGATCTCAAGACGTCTAATATTCTCTTGAATAACCGCGGTGAGTTGAAAATATGTGATTTTGGGCTCTCTCGTCAATATGGCAGTCCACTAAAGCCTTACACTCAATTGGTTGTGACTTTGTGGTACAG GGCTCCAGAACTACTGTTAGGCGCAAAGGAATATTCCACTGCTATTGATATGTGGTCGTTGGGTTGTATTATGGCAGAACTCCTTTCAAAAAAGCCACTGTTTGATGGGAAACGTGACATCGACCAACTTAGTAAG ATATTTAGAATGCTTGGTACACCTAACGAGGACCTATGGCCTGGTTATTCTAAATTACCGGGCGCCAGGGCCAAATTTGCCAAACAACC GTACAATAGATTACGGGAAAAGTTTCCAGCTGTATCTTTCACTGGTGGGCTGACCCTGTCAGAGGCTGGATTTGACCTGCTAAACAGAATGCTGACGTATGACCCTGAAACG CGCATATCAGCAGAGGATGCGTTGAACCATGAATGGTTCTGTGAAGTACCATTGCCTCAGTCAAGGGATTCTATGCCAACATTTCATTCCCTTAATGAACAAGACAG GCGCATGATGAAACGCATGAAGAGCCCTGATCCTCTGGAGGAGCAACGAATGAAAGAACTGGGGAGCATACACGACCGTGGAATTTTTGGCTGA